TGTGCTACGGCACAGCGGTGTATGTGGAAGGAGCGGCATAGTTGAGTGTAAGTTGATGGCAATCTGAGTGGATGGTTGATGGAGCCGAATCAGGCAGGTCCTGGTTCCAGCGCCCTCAACTCTCAACTCTCATCGAACGTCTAAACATGGCTGGACATAGCAAATGGGCGAAGGTTAAGCATTTCAAAGGCGCGCTGGACGCCAAGCGGGGAAAGATCTTCTCCAAGCTGAGCAAGGAGATCACCATCGCCGCCAAGATCGGCGGCGGCGACCCGGACTTGAACCCGCGGCTGCGCATGGTGCTGCTCAAGTGCCGCGCCGCCAACATGCCGAGCGATAACATCGAGCGGGCGGTCAAGAAAGGCACCGGCGGCGGCGAGGCGGCCAACTTCGAAGACCTGACCTACGAGATTTACGGGCCGCACGGCGTGGCCGTGCTGGTCGAGGTCAGCACCGACAACCGCAACCGCTCAGCCTCCGAGATCCGCAGCCTGGTCACCAAAAACGGCGGCAGCATCGCAACGCAAGGCGCGGTCAGCCGGCTGTTCCGTCGCAAAGGGCAGATCATCGTCCCGCGTGACGCCGCCAGCGAGGACGAGTTGATGGAAGTGGCGCTGGAAGCGGGCGCCGAGGATTTCAAGGCGGAGCCGCAGGGCTACGAAATCATCACCGACCCGTCACACTTCGAGGCGGTCCACAAGCAAATCGAGGCCAAGCACATCAAAGCCGATCTGGCCGCGGTCACGGAACTGCCCACCGTCACCGTGCCGCTGCCAGACGAGCGGGCAGTGGCCGCCATCAACAAGTTGATCGAAGCGCTGGAGGACCACGATGACGTGAAAGAAATCTACTCGAATGCAGAGCTGCCGGACGATGCCCCTAAAGCCGGCGGGTGAAACCCACCCGCGCAAGGGAGCCCCAGTGGCCAATCCGCGTGCCGCAGGCCCAAGCATCATGGCGCCCTAGAGTACGATTGCGCCCATGCAGATCAAACCGCTCAGCACGAACAGCCTCATGGCGCGGTCTCTGGCGTGGCTGGCGGGCATGGTGATCCGTCACCGAAGGCTGTTCTCCTATCCGCCGGTGGCGCTGTTCGTTGTCAGCATCCTCATTACAGTCAAGTATCCGGGAATTGAGTTTAGCACGAGCCGCAACGATCTGGTGGGGGCCAATAAGAAGTACCACCAGAATTTTCTGCGCCTCAAGAAGGAGTTCCCGACGCAGGACGACCTGGTCGTCCTGGTCGAGAGCGAGGACACGGAGAAGAACCGCCAGTTTGTTGAGCGCCTTGGAGCCAAGCTCGAAGCGGAAACCAACCTGTTTCACGACGTCTTCTACAAGGGCGACCTTAAGATGCTCGGCGCCAAGGCGCTGCTATTCGTGCCCGACAGTGATTTGGCCGAATTGAGCCGGACCCTGA
The nucleotide sequence above comes from Candidatus Paceibacterota bacterium. Encoded proteins:
- a CDS encoding YebC/PmpR family DNA-binding transcriptional regulator — translated: MAGHSKWAKVKHFKGALDAKRGKIFSKLSKEITIAAKIGGGDPDLNPRLRMVLLKCRAANMPSDNIERAVKKGTGGGEAANFEDLTYEIYGPHGVAVLVEVSTDNRNRSASEIRSLVTKNGGSIATQGAVSRLFRRKGQIIVPRDAASEDELMEVALEAGAEDFKAEPQGYEIITDPSHFEAVHKQIEAKHIKADLAAVTELPTVTVPLPDERAVAAINKLIEALEDHDDVKEIYSNAELPDDAPKAGG